The following coding sequences are from one Nicotiana tomentosiformis chromosome 3, ASM39032v3, whole genome shotgun sequence window:
- the LOC104112209 gene encoding PHD finger protein At2g01810-like produces MASSTIIEACKSRKRNRKPFVLETFATGNSIDGFSGPFKDNIRMFLQEFSNIEDYTVSGFPIWSTWLISNSTGAVFPLYTIEETTQLSLNPFCDHCKFSGWGHHYVSNRRYHLVIPANENWEKPLGSDSFEISTHVLHGLIHCNGYGHLVSINNGVVKGDSNLLSGTDFMDFWDRLCTIFKTRKISVNDVSKKRAMDLRLLHGVAYGQSWFGKWDYRFGCGSYGVTEQKYEIAVQLLSSLGLDKILNDFKKDNPKRLKIKQIIGTYRELSEVPLITISDLFQFMLAFKSKAPFHSKKKLESSDDYWCDPDIGEKNRPISMDTFVNLMANNDCRWPARRLEFVLIVIVNLLKENQENVNRNYGMTRQDLRDEARKCIGDTGLIDFVLKSIRCFQLGNQIIRRSINPNTKLLEFTIHEAANKEAESISFPVLDKDSGCRWTERKVKKAAEFILKILRADNGDGAMSRQELRDKARTTIRDTGLIDYVLKSINKSMLGNKIIFRSKNPSTKRIEFAFEDIVDASRVDNIELDFNIDQDLEYLYETVLLSYPGSDSVSLATRVVLDSKKFVKKWKLENQESQIMALTCKVLPSFDELESELTRPLSPGVVVFVPPWITIRELKGVAQFALRDTYCIMQNFVVTQIGGLKGIEDKRMLSCAVGRDAHVWVRGRGLDLDTELRYEGGPIKLKVDCICGARDDDGERMVNCDACQVWFHTVCTGIDDHEEVPAIFLCESCRNF; encoded by the exons ATGGCTTCATCCACCATTATTGAAGCCTGTAAGAGTAGAAAGAGAAACCGAAAGCCATTTGTATTAGAAACATTCGCAACAGGAAACTCCATTGACGGTTTTTCAGGACCTTTTAAAGACAATATCCGAATGTTCCTCCAAGAATTTTCTAATATTGAAGATTACACTGTCTCTGGTTTTCCAATTTGGTCCACTTGGTTGATTTCTAACTCAACCGGTGCAGTTTTCCCACTCTACACCATTGAAGAAACCACTCAACTCTCTCTTAATCCTTTCTGTGATCACTGCAAATTCTCTG GCTGGGGTCACCATTATGTGTCAAATAGAAGATACCATTTGGTAATACCGGCAAATGAGAACTGGGAAAAGCCATTGGGAAGTGATTCTTTTGAAATCAGTACTCACGTTTTGCATGGTTTGATTCACTGCAATGGTTATGGCCATTTGGTGTCCATTAATAATGGCGTTGTTAAAGGGGATTCAAATTTGCTCTCTGGAACTGATTTCATGGATTTCTGGGATCGTCTTTGTACTATCTTCAAAACCAG GAAAATTTCAGTGAATGATGTGTCAAAGAAGAGAGCTATGGATTTGAGGTTGCTTCATGGTGTTGCATATGGACAATCCTGGTTTGGGAAATGGGATTACAGATTTGGATGTGGAAGCTATGGAGTGACAGAGCAGAAATATGAAATTGCTGTTCAACTCCTAAGCTCATTAGGACTTGATAAGATTTTGAATGATTTCAAAAAGGATAATCCGAAAAGACTGAAAATCAAGCAGATTATCGGTACCTACAGAGAATTGAGTGAAGTTCCATTGATCACAATCAGTGACTTGTTTCAATTCATGCTTGCTTTTAAGTCTAAAGCTCCATTTCATAGTAAAAAGAagcttgaaagtagtgatgatTATTGGTGTGATCCTGATATAGGAGAGAAAAATAGGCCAATTAGTATGGATACATTTGTGAATTTGATGGCTAACAATGATTGTAGATGGCCTGCTAGAAGGCTAGAATTTGTGCTAATAGTGATTGTGAATTTGctgaaagaaaatcaagaaaatgtGAACAGAAATTATGGGATGACAAGGCAGGACTTGAGAGATGAGGCAAGAAAATGCATTGGTGACACTGGTTTGATTGATTTTGTGCTGAAATCTATCAGATGTTTTCAATTGGGAAACCAAATTATTCGTCGATCTATTAACCCAAATACTAAGTTATTAGAATTCACTATCCATGAAGCTGCTAATAAGGAAGCAGAATCAATAAGTTTTCCAGTTTTGGACAAGGATTCTGGTTGCAGGTGGACTGAGAGGAAGGTGAAAAAAGCTGCAGAGTTCATTTTGAAAATCTTGAGAGCAGACAATGGTGATGGTGCAATGTCTAGGCAGGAGCTGCGTGACAAAGCTAGGACAACTATCCGTGACACCGGGCTGATTGATTACGTGCTGAAATCCATTAACAAATCCATGTTGGGAAACAAGATCATTTTTCGATCAAAAAATCCGTCTACTAAAAGAATTGAATTTGCATTTGAAGATATTGTCGATGCAAGCAGAGTTGACAACATTGAGTTAGACTTCAATATTGATCAAGATCTTGAGTACTTGTATGAAACAGTGCTTTTGAGTTACCCAGGATCAGACTCAGTGAGTTTGGCTACTCGGGTTGTCTTGGACAGCAAGAAATTTGTTAAAAAGTGGAAGCTTGAGAATCAAGAAAGCCAAATAATGGCATTAACATGTAAAGTCTTGCCGAGTTTCGACGAGTTAGAGAGTGAGTTGACTCGGCCATTGTCACCTGGTGTGGTTGTATTTGTTCCTCCTTGGATTACAATACGTGAGCTTAAGGGGGTGGCACAATTTGCATTAAGGGATACTTATTGCATAATGCAAAACTTTGTAGTAACACAAATTGGTGGTTTGAAAGGAATAGAGGATAAAAGGATGCTATCTTGCGCAGTGGGCAGAGATGCACACGTTTGGGTTAGAGGGCGTGGGCTGGACTTGGATACTGAACTGAGGTATGAAGGTGGGCCCATAAAGTTAAAGGTGGATTGCATTTGTGGGGCCAGGGATGATGATGGGGAGAGAATGGTAAATTGTGATGCTTGCCAAGTATGGTTCCACACAGTGTGCACAGGCATTGATGATCATGAGGAGGTACCAGCAATTTTCTTGTGTGAGAGTTGCAGAAATTTTTAA
- the LOC104112210 gene encoding uncharacterized protein produces MMMSLNSLNYSTCTLTRMSSHHSHNRTRKGSVLATPPSSIISQTEESSNLAHTTENSPLGAALKRPDSAVLLTQENAVGIIGGLSIGTTLNFVRKLVTWSSKDGGNGLPFVLCSDPVLNKELSFHERGPSLLLVGRNENLQKDHALVVKNLSDKRIFLEKSGARCIVMPCHISHSWYDEVAKGSSVPVLHMGECVAKELKELNLRPLEAGSTLRIGVLASDATLSAGVYQEKLQNEGFEVVLPDKATMEHTVIPAVEALNRKDIEGAQNLLRIALQVLLVRAVNTIIIASDDMRDLLPPDDPLLKKCVDPMDALARSTVEFAKSVERNA; encoded by the exons ATGATGATGTCTTTAAACTCATTGAATTATTCAACATGTACATTGACTCGTATGAGCAGCCACCATAGCCATAACAGAACCAGAAAAGGTTCAGTTCTGGCCACACCACCTTCATCCATAATCTCACAAACTGAAGAAAGCAGCAATTTAGCCCATACAACGGAGAATTCTCCTTTAGGTGCCGCTTTAAAGCGTCCTGATTCTGCTGTTCTGCTCACCCAAGAAAATGCGGTAGGGATCATTGGGGGGTTATCCATTGGAACCACTCTCAATTTTGTGAGAAAACTTGTCACATGGAGTTCCAAAGATGGAGGCAATGGCCTTCCTTTTGTTCTTTGTTCTGATCCAGTTCTTAACAAAGAGCTTTCATTCCATGAAAGGGGACCTAGTTTGTTACTCGTTGGTAGAAATGAGAACTTACAAAAGGATCATGCTTTAGTTGTTAAAAATCTAAGTGACAAAAGGATCTTTCTTGAGAAATCTGGCGCTCGATGCATTGTCATGCCTTGTCACATATCacattcttggtatgatgaggtTGCAAAAGGTTCTTCAGTTCCTGTCCTTCATATGGGCGAGTGTGTGGCCAAGGAGCTCAAAGAATTAAATTTGCGACCACTAGAAGCTGGGAGTACTCTGCGAATTGGAGTTCTAGCTTCTGATGCAACTTTGAGTGCTGGAGTTTATCAGGAGAAGCTTCAAAATGAG GGTTTTGAAGTTGTGTTGCCTGATAAGGCGACCATGGAACACACTGTAATCCCTGCAGTGGAAGCCTTAAACAGGAAGGACATTGAAGGGGCACAGAATTTGTTAAGAATCGCGCTACAGGTTCTCCTAGTGAGGGCAGTTAACACTATCATAATTGCCTCAGATGACATGCGTGACCTGTTACCTCCAGACGATCCTCTTCTGAAGAAATGTGTCGACCCAATGGATGCTTTGGCTAGGTCAACTGTGGAATTTGCAAAATCAGTTGAAAGGAATGCATAA
- the LOC104112211 gene encoding uncharacterized protein, giving the protein MASASKKWARDVYFVASRLYFLLILFQVPLFRFPCRIGTCTTPIEVSLSLLYANGIIPGGLVKALLYPGAVVKAIYKNNTIPSYDKLLKIYKFTNMKQSPVTHDLQNLEVIVGSYLSVAGAFFGLMKSGRFSLIGVLLITWGLEKQVLFRNSKSVVIYPTMLIALLSAFFSIRADVTKLIRFSKPKASLRNEQKQSFAFSEFLFGKSLLLTWKSWCLLD; this is encoded by the exons ATGGCGTCTGCGTCAAAGAAATGGGCACGGGACGTCTATTTCGTCGCTTCCCGGCTATACTTTCTTCTAATACTGTTCCAAGTCCCACTTTTCAG ATTTCCATGTAGAATTGGTACATGTACCACACCTATTGAGGTGTCCCTATCTCTGTTATATGCAAATGGAATTATTCCTGGAGGTTTGGTAAAAGCCCTGCTTTACCCAGGAGCCGTAGTAAAGGCCATTTATAAGAACAACACCATCCCGAGTTATGACAAGCTTCTGAAAATCTACAAATTCACCAACATGAAGCAATCTCCTGTAACACATGACCTCCAAAACCTAGAG GTTATAGTAGGAAGTTATTTGTCAGTGGCAGGAGcattttttggactaatgaaaTCAGGGAGATTCAGTCTTATTGGGGTCCTTCTCATCACATGGGGGCTTGAGAAGCAAGTCCTTTTTAGGAATTCCAAAAGTGTAGTCATATACCCAACCATGCTAATTGCTTTGCTTTCTGCCTTCTTTTCTATCAGAGCAGATGTCACAAAGCTGATTCGCTTCTCCAAACCTAAGGCCTCTCTCAGAAATGAACAAAAGCAGA GTTTTGCATTTTCTGAATTTCTTTTTGGGAAAAGCTTGTTACTGACTTGGAAAAGTTGGTGCCTTTTAGATTAG
- the LOC138908492 gene encoding uncharacterized protein translates to MGAWKSGGDASGKWMATADCIREVTREVLGVSKGYSGGHRGDCWWNDVVQSKVEANKAAYLKLVESTDEEQMRANIERYKEARREAKVAVTEAKTTAFGRLYEELGGKGGDKKLFRLAKARERKARDLEQVRCIKDEKGRVSMKEAQIKQRWQSYFHRLLNEEGDKNIKLGELGHSESHQD, encoded by the coding sequence ATGGGAGCCTGGAAGAGTGGTGGAGATGCTAGCGGTAAGTGGATGGCGACGGCGGATTGTATAAGGGAGGTGACaagagaggtattaggggtctcgAAGGGATACTCAGGTGGGCACCGAGGCGACTGTTGGTGGAATGACGTGGTCCAGAGTAAAGTGGAAGCAAATAAAGCGGCTTACCTTAAGTTAGTGGAGAGCACCGACGAGGAGCAGATGAGAGCGAACATAGAAAGGTATAAGGAAGCTAGGAGGGAGGCGAAAGTAGCAGTCACGGAGGCTAAGACGACTGCGTTTGGGCGGCTGTATGAGGAATTGGGGGGTAAAGGTGGGGACAAGAAGTTATTTCGGCTGGCCAAagcgagagagaggaaggctcgtgatCTGGAGCAAGTGAGGTGTATCAAAGACGAGAAAGGTCGTGTATCGATGAAAGAAGCCCAAATTAAGCAGAGATGGCAGTCGTATTTTCATAGACTTCTGAATGAAGAGGGAGACAAAAACATCAAGTTAGGGGAATTAGGGCACTCCGAGAGTCACCAAGACTAG